The window TTCCTCGATCGTTTCCACGTCCTGGCCTTCGGGGATCGGTTCCCCCAGGTCCTGGTTCTGCGCGGCGAGCGGTGCGGCCACGAAAGCGAGGGTTGCAGCTATCAGGTATTTCATTGGGCAAGTCTCCAGTCGAAGCCGAAGGGTCCAACCACCTTCCAGGCTTCATAATACTGTTCTGGCAAGTCGAACGGGGCAGCCAGTTGCACCGCGCGGATTGCCTGTTCGCCGTGGCGTCCGGCCTGTGCGCGGTTCGTGTCGTTCACACCGGTCTGACGGACGACCTCTGGCCGACCGGCAAGGCTGCCATCGGGATTGAGGCGGAACCGCAGGAAGGTCGTGATCTCCTCCACTTCCGGGCCGCTGGGCGGTTTCCAGTGCGGCTTGATCTCGCGCGAGATGGCCTGGACCAGCGAAGCCTTCGCGCTCGCGCCGATCTGCGAGGCGGGGACGCGGGTCTCGTTGGTCGTCGTGCTGTCGCCTGCACCGGCGAGGAAATTGTCGCCGATGCGCGAGCCGCCACCCCGCTCTGCCGGTCGCGGCTGCGCCTGCTGGCGCGGCTGTTCGCGGCGGGGCTGCTGGCGCGTCTCGCGCGCAGGAGCGGGAACGGGCGATTGCACCCTCGGCGTCGGGCGATCGACCTGCGGCGTGGTCGGGGCAGGCAGGATTTCGGGTGCAGGGGCAGGAACATCGGCCAGTTCGGGCGCGATCGCGGCGCGGCTTTCGGGCACCGGATCAGGCGCGGTCGCCTCCATCCCGACGTCTTCGGCCAGGCTTACCGTCATCCGCTCGGTACGCGGCGGGGCCTTGTCGCCTTCGAAAAAGGCCTGGATCACCAGCGCGGCGAGCACCAGCAAGTGCAGCGCGACCGCGACGATCAGCCCGGTACGCTCCTCTGCCCTGATTGCGGTTCTCTCCATGAGCTTGTGGCTATTCCTCGTCGGATGAACCGGAATTGACCGGCGGGGCCGACTGGCCGCCATTCGTCACCAGCGAGATGCGATTGAGACCGGCCCGGTTGAGCTCGCCCATTACTGCCATCACGCGGCCGTAATCGAGCGCGCGGTCGGCGCGCAGGGTAATGTCCGGCCCTTCGCCCGTGCGCGGCAGGTTCTCGAGCGCCTGCGGCAGTCCCCCGACAGGCACCTGCTGGTCGTCGATATAGACAAAGCCTTCCGCATCGATGCTGATCGATACCTGCTGCGCTTCCTGCGGCAGGGCATTGGCCCTGCTGTCGGGCAACTGGATCGGCACGCCTGCAGTAAGCAGCGGGGCAGTGACCATGAAGATGATCAGCAGCACCAGCATAACGTCGACGAAGGGCGTGACGTTGATTTCGGACATGGGCCGCCGCCCGCCGCGCCCGCGACGCCGGCGCGTGCCTTTGGCAGAGGCGAGGTTCATCGCCATGTCAGCGCTGCTCCAGCTGGCGGCTGAAGGTCGCGTGCAGCCGGTCGGCGAAGCGGTGAAGTCCGGCCTCGAACCGTTCGACCGAGTGACTGAACCGGTTGTAGGCAATCACCGCGGGAATGGCCGCGAACAGGCCGATCGCAGTGGCGAAGAGCGCTTCCGAAATGCCGGGTGCCACGACGGCGAGCGAGGAGCTTTCCTGCGCGCCGATCTGGAAGAAGCTGTTCATGATGCCCCAGACCGTGCCGAACAGGCCGACGAAAGGGGCGACCGCGCCGACGGTGGCGAGGAAGTTCAGCCGCTCGGCAATGTCGTCGGCTTCCATGGCGACTTGGCTTTCCATGGCGGAGGCAAGGCGGCTGCGCAGACCCTCGCGGTCGCGAACCTCGCCCTTGGTCGACTTGCGCCATTCGACGACGGCGGCCTGTGCCACCCGGGCGGACGGCACATCGCGGGTGCCGCGTTCGGCCATGAAGCGGTCGAAGTTCTCCGCCTGCCAGAAATCTTCCTCGTACTTGCGGGTACGTGTCTTCAGCTTGCCCATGCGCAGCGAGAAGGAGACGATGATCGTCCACACCCAGATGCTGGCAAGGACGAGGCCGAGCATGACCAGCTGGACGACAATGTCGGCGTCCATGAACAGCTGGACGGGATCGACCCGGGTCGGAGCGGTTACGGCAAGGAGGGAAAGTGTCGTCATTATGCCTCTGTCGAGCTGGCGAAGCGCGCGAAGGATGCGCGCCAATCCTCGGGCTGCCGGCGGGGCCGCCCATCAAGTGAAATGAAGCCGACGCGCAAATGTGCCTCGGCAAGCAATTCGTCACCGCGAAACGCCTTCTGGTGCATCCGGCAGGACGCGGCCTTCAGTTCGGTGCAACGCGTTTCGATCAGCACATCGTCGTCGAGTTTCGCAGGACGCAGGTACTTGAGATTGATCTCGGACACCGCGTAGGCGCCCTCGCCCGCCTCGATGGCGGCGCGCTGGTCGATCTCCAGCCCGCGCAGCAGGTCCGAACGCGCGCGCTCGAACCAGCGCAGGTAATTCGCGTGATAGACGATGCCCGACAGGTCCGTGTCTTCGTAATAGGCGCGCACGGCATAAAGATGCCGGTCCTTGTCGATGATACCGTCGGGGAAGTTGGGCATGGTCATGGCCGCGGTTCCTCTAGCCCAGCGCCGACTCGCGCGGCAAGCACGGGATTTTTACGCCTGCGCGACCCGTCGCTGACACGTGCTTATCTTGCGATCATCGGCCCCAAAAACTGTCCGCCGAAGATGTGGACGTGCAAGTGCGGCACTTCCTGACCGCCAT of the Qipengyuania gaetbuli genome contains:
- a CDS encoding YbgC/FadM family acyl-CoA thioesterase, which translates into the protein MTMPNFPDGIIDKDRHLYAVRAYYEDTDLSGIVYHANYLRWFERARSDLLRGLEIDQRAAIEAGEGAYAVSEINLKYLRPAKLDDDVLIETRCTELKAASCRMHQKAFRGDELLAEAHLRVGFISLDGRPRRQPEDWRASFARFASSTEA
- the tolQ gene encoding protein TolQ, whose product is MTTLSLLAVTAPTRVDPVQLFMDADIVVQLVMLGLVLASIWVWTIIVSFSLRMGKLKTRTRKYEEDFWQAENFDRFMAERGTRDVPSARVAQAAVVEWRKSTKGEVRDREGLRSRLASAMESQVAMEADDIAERLNFLATVGAVAPFVGLFGTVWGIMNSFFQIGAQESSSLAVVAPGISEALFATAIGLFAAIPAVIAYNRFSHSVERFEAGLHRFADRLHATFSRQLEQR
- a CDS encoding energy transducer TonB, which gives rise to MERTAIRAEERTGLIVAVALHLLVLAALVIQAFFEGDKAPPRTERMTVSLAEDVGMEATAPDPVPESRAAIAPELADVPAPAPEILPAPTTPQVDRPTPRVQSPVPAPARETRQQPRREQPRQQAQPRPAERGGGSRIGDNFLAGAGDSTTTNETRVPASQIGASAKASLVQAISREIKPHWKPPSGPEVEEITTFLRFRLNPDGSLAGRPEVVRQTGVNDTNRAQAGRHGEQAIRAVQLAAPFDLPEQYYEAWKVVGPFGFDWRLAQ
- a CDS encoding ExbD/TolR family protein; its protein translation is MAMNLASAKGTRRRRGRGGRRPMSEINVTPFVDVMLVLLIIFMVTAPLLTAGVPIQLPDSRANALPQEAQQVSISIDAEGFVYIDDQQVPVGGLPQALENLPRTGEGPDITLRADRALDYGRVMAVMGELNRAGLNRISLVTNGGQSAPPVNSGSSDEE